DNA from Bos indicus isolate NIAB-ARS_2022 breed Sahiwal x Tharparkar chromosome 15, NIAB-ARS_B.indTharparkar_mat_pri_1.0, whole genome shotgun sequence:
gcagcaagaatactggaatgggttgccatttccttctctgggggatcctcctgacccaggggttgaacccaggtctcctgttttgaaggcagattcttcaccatccgagccaccagggaagcccctgtgctcACTGCAGCAGGGCAAAGAACAGAGGAGAGGAACAGGTAAGGAGGGAACACAGTGCCTGTTAGGATGCCTGGCCTCTGTAATAGTTCACCTCCTTTGTGTGCACACACTCTTTTATAAACAGTTCATTTTAATACATGATGCAACTTAAGGTAGCTATTACTCCCTTCATTtcacaaaatggaaaacaaaggcagagcAATTATACTGCCTGTTTGCCATTCTAAGTCACAGAGCCAGAAATAGTTTTTGTTACAATGCTAACTCAACTGTCTTGCCTCTAGTCCACATTTATCTCACCACAACAAAACATCTCTCTCAGGAGTTTTGGACCCACCATCAGGATGCCTCCTCCATGACTTTCAGGCACATCTCTGGTATCTAGGTAAAGATGTCTTTATGTGGACTAATACGAAAACGGTTTCTCTGGAATGTTCTAGATAAAGTGACACAATTTAAGTGCCACACCTAGTTCAAACCACCACTTAAGATGCCAATTATCAACttggtggattttatttttatacatatgttCATACTCTTGGTCCTAGCCTAAAATTCAGTTACAATTTTATTGACTAAACTGGGTCTGGCACAAATCAAAGTTAGTGTTCGTGGGATGGACTTAAACccagatttctgtttcttttatgatGAGATATTTTGACTACCCTGACTTTTAGTtattagctgctaagtcacttcagtcgtgtcagactctgtgtaaccccatagacagcagcccaacaggctcccctgtccctgggattctccagtcaagaacactggagtgggttgccatttccttctccaatgcatgaaagtgaaaagtgaaagagaagtcgctcagtcgtgtctgaccctaaGCAGAAAGGAGCCTAGCACAATATCTTAGAGAATACCTCCAGATATTTTCCCTTTTGTTAGATGAAATTGTATACTGACCACGGGTCCTTATAAATCCCTATCTCTTCTACAATTCCTGGACTTGAGGAATCTTCACAGATGCCCCACATGACAgtgaaacaaaggaaactattccAGTTTGCAAGATATAAATGTCTACTCTACTCTCTGCTCTATAGTGAACAGTaagaatatggagaaagaaaCTGTTGTCAGGTGCCAAGAGTCTCACCCTTTTTCATCCTTTCTACTTACCCTTTGCCACTGATTGCTGTTGTtttatcactcagtcatgtctgattttctgAGACCCCAAGTACTgccagccaccaggctcctctgttcatgggatttcccaggcaagaatactggagtgggttgccattcccttctccattatcATTGATAGTCTTATGAAAAATGGGTATACTGAGGCATCAAGATCCCTGAGGAAGTAACTTCACCTGTGTTATCACTTATTGGTATATTCAAGTACTCAATTCACACAACTGCTGAAGTCAGAGTTGATACAAAACAACACTTGTGAACCACTTTTTGGTTTTCATGAGCTTACTTACTTCTGGATCAGACAttgagtgttaaaaaaaaaaaaaaaattgtgcattGGAGCCTGAATGTAGAATCCATGAGGTTACACAGAGGCATTTCTTATGCTCAATTTGCTATGGAAATGTAACTGCTACTTATATTTTAGACATGAATAGTTTAAAATGTGCATGGACTTGAGGTGATAGGAGTGGTAAGAATTCAGAGATGTCTCTATATGAGTGCATGAGTAGGTAGTCAAAGAAGGCTTTGTAAAGGAGGAATGTTCTGGGATGGGACTTAATGCCTGGGTGGTGGTGAGATGTCTCAGAAATTGTAGCTGTGTGAAGAAAGTCACCATGATACCATGACACAAGTGTGGAAGTCTGACCTGTtgagactgatgttgaagctgaaactccaatactttggccacctgatgcaaagagctgcctcatttgaaaagaccctgatgctgggaaggattgagggcaggaggagaaggggatgacagaggatgagatggttggatggcatcaccgactcaatggacttgggtttgggtggattctgggagttggtgatggagagggaggcctggcgtgctgcagttcatggggtcgcaaagagttggacatgaatgagcgactgaactgaattgaactgaatgggaACCATGAGGAGAGCAAGCCCAAGACAGGACAAGACCCAAATTAGACCCTGTGCCCTCAAGTTCTGAACCCTGAGGATGTGACGTGATAGAAGCCATTGCTATTCTTAAGAGGTACCTGAGGGCCAGAAGAGCAAGACATGGACAAGGTGTTACAAATGATGGACAGTCATTTAATGCTGATCTTCCTGTCTCTTCAAAGAATAAACACCAAAAAGGATGTGGTCAGTAAAAAGGGTCGTCTTGACTGttttctgtcagttttttttttttttttttaatcatgatgaTCAGATAATGGGCAAATGTCCAGTGAGATTTGCTCATAAAAAGACGTACCTCATCTTTTACCTATCTCAAATTATAGATGATACCCAGATTCTCAGAAGGGTTAATAGAGTTTGTCCTTAATTTTCCTTAAGAAGGTTTACTCTAGCTGTTGTTCATCTCTCTAACCATGAAATCTGGGCAACCTTAAATGAGATATTTTCCTTTGAAACATTGGATCGTATGCCAGGTATCTTTTAAAGAAGCAATGGTTTGGTCAGATTGTTGAATCTAATTATTAAGCCACTAAAGAAAAGGGAATTGTATCTCACTAATATAATTCTGTAagatttttaaagctatttttcaaaagcagaaaatacccatacacaaaaagaaaattaaaataatgtttatatccAAGATTGctcatatataaaacatattttaataaaattatatcataCTTTAATCTACCTCCTTCTAATCTATCATTCTTTAATCTACCCCTCACAAATGTTTACATCATATTTCAGTAATACATAAACACTGCTTTACTTTTGAGtacatttttccaaattttcattataaaataggGAATTTCAAATAGCTAGCCAGTGTTATTGATGTTATTCTGTATACAGTGAAGAGAAGCATATGCAGGCATTAGGCCAAACATTACTACATGGATTTACATTTAATCACTGCACACTAAACTTTATATTTTCCAGTGTAGAAGTCCCTAAAATTGTTCATCCCCTTTGACCCAGTAATTTTGTTTGGGGGAacaatttcctaaaggaaatggaAGAGCATTTAGCAGTAGAAGTCATGAGCATACCTAGATATACTGGTGGGTGTTTTCAGGCATAGTCTTTTGTAAAATACATAATGTCAATTTTCAAGTAGGTTCTCAAAATTCTTCTTTATTGTAGGTTCCACCAGTGACCCAGAATGGAAATAAGATTCCAGTAGCCTACAGTTTCCAGAGGCATATCTGTCATAGGAGTAAATATCTAAAACTAAGAGCTCCTGTCCCTTAGATACTCTACAGTTTCAAACATGTTCCTGTCTAATAATGCCTGCTTGGTACCTACTTCTTTCTGGCTCACTGGCATCCCAGGGTTGGAATCTCTGCACATCTGGCTCTCCATCCCCTTCAGCTCCATGTACCTGGTGGCTGTGGTGGGGAATGTGACCATCTTGGCAGTGATAAAGTTGGAGCACAGCCTGCACCAGCCCATGTACTTCTTTCTGTGCATGTTGGCTGTCATTGACTTAGTCCTGTCAACCTCTACCATGCCCAAACTGCTAGCCATCTTCTGGTTTGATGCCCACCACATTGACCTGGATGCTTGCTTGGCCCAGatgttctttatccattgctTTGCCACTGTTGAGTCAGGCATCTTCCTTGCCATGGCTTTTGATCGCTACGTGGCCATCTGTAACCCACTACGCCATACCTCAGTGCTCACCCATACAGCAGTGAAACATTTGGGCTTGGCTGCTCTGCTCCGTGGAGTACTCTACATTGGACCCCTGCCTATGATTCGACTTAGGCTGCCCCTTTACCGGACCCAAATCATTACCCACTCCTACTGTGAGCACATGGCTGTGGTCACCTTGGCTTGTGGTGACACCACAGTCAACAACTTATACGGAATGGGAATTGGCTTCCTGGTATTGATCCTGGATTCATTAGCCATCACTGCCTCCTATGCGATGATTTTTAGAAAGGTAATGGGGTTGGCCACCCCTGAGGCTAGGCTTAAAACCCTAGGTACATGCAGTTCTCATATTTGTGCTATCCTTGTCTTTTACATACCCATTGCTGTGTCCTCTCTCACTCACCACTTTGGCCATCATGTCCCTCCCCATATTCATATCCTTTTGGCCAACTTTTACCTCCTCATCCCACCTATCCTCAATCCAGTTGTCTATGCTGTTCGCACTAAACAAATTCGAGAGAGACTTCTCCACATTCTAAAGACAGGGGCTCAATCCAAGTGAGTGTTCTGCATGTATGAGACATACAGATATTTAATGATGGCAGGAAAAGGCTCtgaccagggaagccaatgaaaTAAGACCCCTATAACCAAGTCTTACCAGAGTTTTGGGGATAAGAGGAACACTAGAATATATTCTGTTTGACCATGGATTTCCAGAAATGAGAATACCTGAACTGTTTGAAAGAGGAAATCAGGGGCTTGAATTTTTGTACAATATTCCTTTTACTATTTGACTTCATAAAATTAAGCACAACAGACACAAGCATACAGACAACAGAAGGAGGATCATTTATATCTTTGACTTTTTTGGTAAAAGACTTCTGGTTTCTCTTTGGATAGAGTGTTTTGCATAGTTTCTGGAAGGTAAAAGTATAACTCCTGTGGGTAGTAGAATCCCATTCCAAGTCTCAGATCAATCATTCTAATTTTTCCAGACCTTTACAAACAGAATTTGTAAACTGTTTTAGAAGGGTGTGGAAGTCCTCAAGCCAGATCATTCTCCCATTTAAACAGACAAATGGAAATGCAATATCTCACATATCCTCATAAAAAAAGTTGACTGTGAGTGAGGAGGAAGAGACAGAATGATATTAGGAGATTCCATTTTGGAGGCTCTGAAATGGCATACATGAAGCACAGCAGCCAAACTGAAGTAAAATGACAGAAGCAAGAAGGTAACACTGGGATTATTCACTTGAAAAAGATGGGATATAGAACTGAGTAAAGGTGATAAGAATAAATATATTCCCAGTGGTAGATGCAAACCTTGATACAACTTTAGATATCCTTGGATAATTCTTATGGATAAGTTATCAAAATGAAATGTATGAACTTTATTGATCATAGAGGTTTCATCATGTGATGGCTACCTCAAACCTATATTTTGTGATAGCAAATGGAATGAAGCAATCTCACTCACTTATGGTATGTCCATTTTAGTTGATGTTTCAGGCTTTAAATCTAACATGCTCATTTATCCTTCAATTTCCATCCCACTACAAAAATTCAaaagctagggcttcccaggttgtggtagtggtaaaaaaaaaaaaaaaaaaaaaaatcctgcctgccaatgcaggagacgtaagtcgggggttcgatccctggatggcgaagatcccctggagaagggaatggcaacccactctagtattcttgcatggagaatcccatggacagaggcgcctggtgggctacagtccataagattgcacagagtcggacacgactgaagcaacttatcatgaCGAAGCCAACTTAACATATAATGAATCATCTTTGTatttgaatgtataaagaagtcaATAATTAAGCCAGAACTAAAATTCAAGCCtcatatatcaaaaaaaaaaaaatttaaaataccagAAACTTTCTAAAGTTTAGCTTAACCCCCACACCCCAAGCCAGGTATAAATTTCTATTTCCTCAGGATATTATGCCTAAGCCTAAGGTTTGATTgggaatatttctttttcattattttggttGAAAGGTGGTTATTTCCCATCTCCTTATCAAGGGTCCTGGGGTTCAGTGCCAAAAGCAAATCTGTTTATCGGGGAAATATTGTGTTCTATGAACATAATTTTAATGCCAAATGTAATTTATCTGCTAACTTGTATTAGGAGTTGATGAAATTATACTATAAAATCAGAGTTAGAAGCTTACTTTATCTCCTGATCACACCTTGGgctttgagaaaataaagaaaaatgttatttccCTCAGCCTTGGTGTCACTGATGGCCATAAACAAGAAAATTTGTCACAGGataattctttggcattatgcaggataattctttggcatttgccAAAAGTCCATTTACACTATGAAAAGCAAAGTGTGTGTATGGAGGTACAGGGCTTTTAATCTGTACTTAATTGAACTTTCTAGCCAATATCCTCCGAAATCCCACAGTAAGGTGTTTCTCTACATATGACCTGTTAGTTCTACTATAGATTAAGACCAACTACCAGTAATCCCTAGTTTCTTTATACCCCATCATTCAATACTGtataaagataaagaagaaaaatactacCTGTATGTGAGCTTCTCCTCCATCCTAGGGACCACCATCCATGACAATACCCAGACCTATTAGATTCAGGATATGAGCTTAATTATAGTATTTAATTCCTTGTCAACTATAGTCGTGATTGAGCCCTTTCATAGTGAAAGGGTTATCTCAGGATAAGAGGAAAGATACCCTGGTGAATGTGGTATGAGTATGTGTTAAGTCCAATAACTGAATATCCCTCTTATTTCAAAGCCAACACCTTGTTTCTCCTTCACacaaatatctttcttttctattaccCATACTCAGGATGGAAATAAAATACACTATCATCACATTTTTAGTCTACAAGTCTgcatggaaaaataaagattgGGGAATAGTTAAGGGAAGAGGCATCATTATAGTTATTAAAGTGTTACTTGACACAAGTATTAATTTAAGAACCTGGGCTCTGGACTTAGAATAAAGGGTAGAGATGGATCTGAACCAGTAATTTCTAGACTTTGGATGTGCTGCACAATCTAAACTTCAGCCTCTTCTTAGAAATGGAAGTAATGAAAGTAGCTCCTCATGTGTTAATTATAAGAATATAATGAGATAATCAACTTAATATCCTGCATAGTTCCTGACACACAAAAaacttgtcttttaaaaacagtattctGTTGTATACTGCAAGGCCCATGGGAAGGGTAACAAGGCAGGAAGAGTAACAGGAGCAAGTTCTTGGAAAAGCCAAAGGACTTCTGCAGTTGTGCCTCACTTGTAAAAGTACCAACCTTAGCTCAAGAAATCACTGCTCTTTGCTTCTCTGCAGAAAGCCAAATACACGGACCCAGCTTTTCTCTGTTCTCCTTGACTGCCtggtacttttatttatttatttttatttatttattgaggcttttatttatttatttattttataaataaaaaatttttattcaataatATCTTGATAATTAAGTACAGGTCAAGATGCTGAATTATCATATGCTGGAGAAGCAGGGAGCCCATCCTACCACATATAGTAAGTCACCTTTTAAATGTTGAAAgtcgaaagtgaagtcactcagtcatgtccgactctttgccatcccatggactgtagtctagcaggcttctctgtccatgggattttccaggtaagagtagtggagtgggttgccatttcatttaaTTAGTCTTGTGACAGTAAAACTCTAAATACTCTTAAATATTTCCTTGTATAACAAGTAAAAAAATTATACTCAAACCCAGTTATGCAAACTgtcatttccttccattttttctccCTGAATAATCCATCCATAATGGGGTTTAgagtaaaaataaagttatataagAAAttggaattgattttttaaatccttaATTTAGTCTGATACAATTCTAAGAACTttgctttctgcataagggtggtgtcatctgcatatctgaggtttttgatatttctcccacaatctttattccaacttgtgcttcatccagtccagaattttgcatgatgtactctgcatataagttaaataagcagggtgacaatatacagccttgaggtactgccttcccagtttggaaccagtctgttgttccatgttcagttctaagtcttgcttcttgacctgcatatagatttcacaagaggcaggtcaagtggcctggtattcccatctctttcagaattttccacagtttgttgtgatccacacagtcaaaggctttggtatagtcagtaaagcagaagtagacgttttcctggaactctcttgcttttttgatgatccagaggaggttggcaatttgatctctggttcctctgccttttctaaatctagcttgagtatctggaagttctctgttcacaaactgttgaagcctggcttggagaattatgagcattatgttgctagcatgtgagatgagtgcaattgtgcagtcattacaacattctttggcattgcctttctttgtggtaaatagattttatttattgtgtaaaataaatattttccacaaaaatataaaaaaatatttatcacagcactgtttataatagccaggacatggaagcaacctagatgtccatcaacagatgaatggataagaaagcagtggtacatatacacaatggagtattactcagccattaaaaagaatacatttgaatcagttctaatgaggtggatgaaactggagcctattatacagagtgaagtaagccagaaggaaaaacaccaatacagtatactaacgcatatatatggaatttagaaagatggtaacaatagccctgtgtacgagacagcaaaagagacactgatgtatagaacagtcttttggactctgtgggagaaggagacggtgggatgatttcggagaatggcattgaaatacgtataatatcatatatgaaatgagtcaccagtccaggtttgatgcacgatactggatgcttggggctggtgcactgggacgacccagagggatggtatggggagggaggagggttcaggatggggaacacatgtatacctgtggtggattcatttcgatatttggcaaaacaaatacaatattgtaaagtttaaaaataaaataaaattttaaaaaaagaaaaataattcttgaggatagatcacatcctggacataaatctagccttggtaaattcaaaaaaattgaaatcctttcaagcatcttttctgaccacaatgcagtaaaattacaggagaaaaactattaaaaattccaacatatggaggctgaacaacacgctgctgaataaccaacaaatcacagaagaaatcaaaaaagaaatcaaaatttgcatagaaacgaatgaaaatgaaaacacaacaacccaaaacctgtgggacacggtaaaagcagtcctaaggggaaagttcatagcaatacaggcacacctcaagaaacaagaaaaaagtcaaataaataacctaactctacacctaaagcaactagaaaaggaagaaatgaagaactccagggttagtagaaggaaagaaatcttaaaaattagagcagaaataaatgcaaaagaaacaaaaaagaccatagcaaaaatcaacaaaaccaaaagctggttctttgaaaggataaataaaattgacaaaccattagccagactcatcaagaaacaaagggagaaaaatcaaatcaataaaattagaaacaaaaatggagaggtcacaacagacaacacagaaatacaaaggatgataagagactactatcaacaattatatgccaataaaatggacaacatggaagaaatggacaaattcttagaaaagtacaactttccaaaactggaccaggaagaaataggaaatcttaacagacccatcacaagcacggaaattgaaactgtaatcaaaaatcttccagcaaacaaaagcccaggtccagacggcttcacagctg
Protein-coding regions in this window:
- the LOC109569005 gene encoding olfactory receptor 52M1-like, with the protein product MFLSNNACLVPTSFWLTGIPGLESLHIWLSIPFSSMYLVAVVGNVTILAVIKLEHSLHQPMYFFLCMLAVIDLVLSTSTMPKLLAIFWFDAHHIDLDACLAQMFFIHCFATVESGIFLAMAFDRYVAICNPLRHTSVLTHTAVKHLGLAALLRGVLYIGPLPMIRLRLPLYRTQIITHSYCEHMAVVTLACGDTTVNNLYGMGIGFLVLILDSLAITASYAMIFRKVMGLATPEARLKTLGTCSSHICAILVFYIPIAVSSLTHHFGHHVPPHIHILLANFYLLIPPILNPVVYAVRTKQIRERLLHILKTGAQSK